The following proteins are co-located in the Periplaneta americana isolate PAMFEO1 chromosome 12, P.americana_PAMFEO1_priV1, whole genome shotgun sequence genome:
- the LOC138710736 gene encoding glutathione S-transferase 3, mitochondrial-like isoform X2 yields MSTLTSSTPVSITVPGEYGYVILVAVGSAFVLTWKAMQVGKARKKFNIPYPTMYSPDNTQFNCIQRAHQNTLENYPQFLLLLLVGGLEWPVASAGAGIVYLAGRIAYARGYYTGDPKKRAYGAFGYLGLFTLLGATSRFAFRLINN; encoded by the exons ATGAGTACCCTTACATCCAGCACCCCTGTTTCTATAACAGTGCCAGGAGAATATGGCTATGTCATTCTAGTGGCTGTCGGCTCAGCTTTTGTACTGACTTGGAAAGCCATGCAG GTTGGTAAAGCTCGTAAGAAGTTCAACATTCCATATCCTACTATGTACAGCCCTGATAACACCCAGTTCAACTGCATTCAACGAGCACATCAGAATAC GCTAGAAAACTACCCACAGTTTTTGCTACTTCTTCTTGTGGGAGGGTTGGAGTGGCCTGTGGCGAGTGCAGGTGCTGGTATAGTTTACCTTGCAGGTCGCATCGCATATGCCAGAGGTTACTATACTGGAG ATCCTAAGAAGAGAGCGTACGGTGCTTTTGGATACTTAGGTCTATTTACTTTGTTGGGTGCAACTTCTCGTTTCGCATTTCGACTGATCAACAATTAG
- the LOC138710736 gene encoding glutathione S-transferase 3, mitochondrial-like isoform X1, whose amino-acid sequence MTGVMSTLTSSTPVSITVPGEYGYVILVAVGSAFVLTWKAMQVGKARKKFNIPYPTMYSPDNTQFNCIQRAHQNTLENYPQFLLLLLVGGLEWPVASAGAGIVYLAGRIAYARGYYTGDPKKRAYGAFGYLGLFTLLGATSRFAFRLINN is encoded by the exons ATGACAGG CGTTATGAGTACCCTTACATCCAGCACCCCTGTTTCTATAACAGTGCCAGGAGAATATGGCTATGTCATTCTAGTGGCTGTCGGCTCAGCTTTTGTACTGACTTGGAAAGCCATGCAG GTTGGTAAAGCTCGTAAGAAGTTCAACATTCCATATCCTACTATGTACAGCCCTGATAACACCCAGTTCAACTGCATTCAACGAGCACATCAGAATAC GCTAGAAAACTACCCACAGTTTTTGCTACTTCTTCTTGTGGGAGGGTTGGAGTGGCCTGTGGCGAGTGCAGGTGCTGGTATAGTTTACCTTGCAGGTCGCATCGCATATGCCAGAGGTTACTATACTGGAG ATCCTAAGAAGAGAGCGTACGGTGCTTTTGGATACTTAGGTCTATTTACTTTGTTGGGTGCAACTTCTCGTTTCGCATTTCGACTGATCAACAATTAG